A window of Scophthalmus maximus strain ysfricsl-2021 chromosome 10, ASM2237912v1, whole genome shotgun sequence contains these coding sequences:
- the sgms1a gene encoding phosphatidylcholine:ceramide cholinephosphotransferase 1: MKKVATWSAEDVSVWLSKEGMPEYMDALRQTDGPALLRLSEADFQNPPLSLVSSDGGQQMMELLETLRIENHMVAHKNGHANGHVVGLPNGTCKPQRNGTLGRKDFRVEMDHIPNPTTEASRCSFPAEWRKTGIAFIYAVVCFVTTTVVISVVHERVPSKEHTPPLPDKFFDLFNRVEWAFSICEINGLLLVGLWLIQWILLKHRSIVGRRFFFIVGTLYMYRCITMYITTLPVPGMHFKCSPKLLGNWEAQMRRVMKMIAGGGLSITGSHTMCGDYLYSGHTVMLTLTYLFIKEYSPKRFWCYHWFCWTLSAVGVFCILLAHDHYTVDVVVAYFITTRLFWWYHTMANQQSLKETSQSNPFSRVWWYRLFQYFEENVNGTVPPNYQLPFSWRGLQWSRSVKYSRLDIQ, encoded by the exons ATGAAGAAGGTGGCGACATGGTCAGCAGAGGATGTTTCTGTCTGGCTGAGCAAAGAGGGGATGCCAGAGTACATGGATGCCCTCCGTCAGACGGACGGCCCTGCTCTGCTCAGGCTAAGTGAGGCCGATTTCCAGAATCCTCCCCTCTCGCTGGTGTCGTCTGATGGCGGGCAGCAGATGATGGAGCTACTGGAGACGCTGCGAATAGAGAACCACATGGTGGCTCACAAAAACGGTCACGCAAACGGGCACGTGGTTGGACTACCTAACGGGACATGCAAACCCCAGAGGAATGGAACGCTGGGGCGGAAGGACTTCAGGGTGGAGATGGACCACATCCCCAACCCTACAACGGAAGCTTCGCGCTGCTCGTTCCCTGCCGAGTGGAGGAAGACGGGCATCGCTTTTATCTACGCAGTGGTGTGTTTTGTTACCACCACTGTGGTCATTTCGGTGGTCCATGAGCGAGTACCTTCAAAGGAGCACACCCCACCACTGCCCGATAAGTTCTTTGACCTGTTTAACAGAGTGGAGTGGGCCTTCTCCATCTGTGAGATTAACGGCTTGTTGCTGGTGGGGCTCTGGCTGATACAATGGATTCTACTCAAGCACAG GTCAATTGTTGGCAGGCGGTTCTTTTTCATTGTGGGCACACTTTATATGTACAGGTGTATAACAATGTACATCACCACTCTGCCTGTTCCCGGGATGCACTTCAAATGCTCTCCAAAG CTTCTCGGGAACTGGGAGGCACAGATGAggagagtgatgaagatgatcgCTGGTGGGGGCCTATCAATCACAGGTTCCCACACCATGTGTGGAGACTATCTGTACAGTGGTCACACTGTCATGCTAACACTAACATACCTCTTCATCAAGGAGT ATTCTCCAAAGCGGTTCTGGTGTTACCACTGGTTTTGCTGGACCTTAAGCGCTGTGGGAGTTTTCTGCATCCTCCTGGCCCATGACCACTACACTGTGGATGTGGTGGTGGCATATTTTATCACTACACGTCTCTTCTGGTGGTACCACACGATGGCCAACCAGCAG tCGCTGAAGGAGACGTCGCAGAGTAACCCGTTCTCGCGGGTGTGGTGGTACAGACTTTTCCAGTACTTTGAGGAGAACGTCAACGGTACGGTCCCCCCTAACTATCAGCTGCCGTTTTCGTGGCGAGGGCTGCAGTGGAGCCGCAGTGTAAAGTACAGCAGATTGGACATCCAGTGA